GAATAGCTGAGAGAAACGTGAATACCGGCGGGAAGATCGTATCCATCGCTTTGCCACGCCGCCAGGCGACAATGACACCCAGGAACGTCCCCAAGGCAAAACTGATAACCAGCGTAACACCCACCAGCATCAGTGTCCAGGGAAGGTCTTGGGCAATAATCTTGGAGACAGGTGTGGGCAAATAGGTAATCGAGGCGCCCAGGTCGCCATGCGCCAGGTTGTTAAGGTACTGGAGGTATTGTGTCCACAACGAGTCATGGTTATTGACACCCAGCAGCACCTCCAGCGAATGGATCGTCTGGGGGCCGACCCTGCCATGCAGACGAGCTATCAGCGCCCGCACAGGGTCGCCGGGCGAAAGACGCGGTAAGAGAAAATTGAGCGTCACCGAAACCCAGAGCGCGACCAGATAAAAAAGAAGACGGCGTAGCAGGTGGCGCATCCCGACCCTCCTTAGCGAAGTAGTGATGCGAGGGGGATAACGGGAAACCGGGAGCGTTATCCCCCTCTGTAGAACGAAGGGAAAACTGTCGCTAAGAAGCCGGTTGCAGGTGCAACAGGACGATCTCACTGTCCGGGTATTGATACGGGGAAGGCAAGGCGTAGGCGTTTTTCTCGTCGGGCCATCCGGTGAAGTTGGTACTGTTGTACTCATACCAGTATGGCTCATTTGTCAGCGGAATGGCTGGCATCTGCTCAACCATGATTTTCTGAATCCCAGAGATCGCTTGCTGCTGAACAGCAGGGTCGCGGGAAGTGATGAACTGATTCAGCAATTGATCTGTGGTCGGGTCTATCCAGCGTTCCCAATCACCATTCGCTGATTCTCCAATGGGCGCTGAGTTTGTGGAGAGCAAAAGCGAGGAATACAGGTTGTAGGGCGACGGCCCAGCGTAGGTTCCTTGCATGGAGATTTCGTAATCGCCATTCGCTACATCGGTATAGAAAGCGTCTTCCGAGACTGTTTTGACCTTGAGTTCAATGCCGATAGCCTTGAGATCGCTTGCTATGACCGGAGCGCCTGCCACCCAATCCGAGTACCCCCCTGGTATCTCGAAGGAGTATGACATTCTGTGTCCTGCTGAATCAACATAGATGCCATCCGACCCTTTGTGGAAGCCAGCGCCTTCAAGCAATTGGATGGCCTTGGCAGTGTCCACCGTGAACTTGAGGTCTTTGTAGGCAGGGTCAAGGTATTTCTGGTCAACCGGTAAGAGGCCGGTGGGGTGGGCTGGAGTTTCATAGCCGCTTTCGGCGATCTTGGACCACTTATCGCGGTCAATTGCCAGGCTAATCGCCTGCCTAACCGCAACCTGATCGAAAGGCGCCTTCGTCAGGTTCACCAGAATGTACAACACGTCGCTGGGCGGGAACCAGAAGTGATTGTGAACCGGGTCGCGCTTCACAAACGTGTTTTGCAGGTTGGGGGCGTAAATGCTGTTCCAATCAACCTTTCCCTGATCCATTGCCAGCTCTGCCGTCGAATTGTCCTTGTACGCCGGGAAGCGAATCTCTTGCACTTTCGGCAAGCCCGGCTGCCAGTAGTTGGGGTTCTTCTTCATCTTGACAAGTTGGGGGGTGAATGACTCGACCATAAATGGCCCTGTGCCGACTGGTTGGGTATCGGCATACGTGGTCGGGTCCGCAATCGTAGACCAGATATGTTCGGGTACCATCCAGGTCTGCCCACCCACCGAGAACAGGGCGTCATCGTTCGGGCTGGCTAACGTGACCACAACCGTATTGTCGTCAGGCGCGCTGACATTACTGAGTATCGGTTGTGACCATAAGCCGTTCGTATCCAGGGCATCATATTTCTTGAGGAGATTGAGTGTAAACACCACATCCTTGCTGGTGAACGGCTTCCCATCTGACCAATTCACACCCTGGTGCAGGTTAAACGTGATTTGCAAGCCATCGCTGGAGACCGAATAACTTGAGGCGAGCATACCCGTGTACTTGCCATCGAATCGATTAAAAAAGAGCAGAGTCTCGTAGAGCGTACCTTCCGATGAAGCAACGACGTTCGATGTGGCATCAAAAAACGGATTGAAGTTCTCGGTCCAACTGTCGGTCTGATTTGCCACAATGGTCAAGTAGCTGCGAGTCGGCCCCTTATTCCCTGGGTTCCCACAGCCGGCCAGCAGCATCGAGAATGCGACCAGCAGCACCAGGAATACCGATCTTTTCCTGATACCAGGGGAAGGACGGGGATGATACATCATTGAGTGCCTCCCATTGTTGAATTACTATGCTGCCAATCAACGTGGTAAATCGCTCCACAGGATTCGCGCACGATAAGACTGGTTGGAAGTTCGATGCGGATGGGCTGAGTGGGCCTACTCAGCCCATCCGCATCTGTCCTGCGTGGTTTGTTCACAAGTGATTGCCCATCATGAGGGGATTCCTCTGGGGGAAGGACTAGCGAGAGTAAAAGTTCAATCCCCTGCCGCCCCATCTCAAACGAAGGTTGCCTGATCGTCGTGAGAGGTGGGCGAACATGCGCAGACGGGGCGTCGTCATCAAAGCCAACCAACGCAACATCTTTGGGCACTAGCAGACCATACTCATCAGCAGCCACCAGGACGCCATAGGCCATTTGATCGGTTGCGGCAAAGATAGCCGTAGGCCGTTTCTCTGGCGGAAGCGCAAAAAGCTTGCTGGCACAGGCGCGCCCGGAAGGAGGCAGAAAATCACCCTCAAGCACAAGCTCAGGATCAGGAGTAATGCCTGCTTCTTGCAGTGCCCGCAGATAGCCCGCATGGCGATCATGGGAGGCCAAATACTCGGGTGGCCCTTGAATATGTGCGATACGCCGATGGCCGAGATTGATAAGGTGGCGTACCGCCATATACGCGCCGGTTACATTGTCTGGCCGCACCCAAGAGGCACTATGTTCGGACTGATCATCAATCACTACCACAGGCAGCCCCTGCTGATAGAGCCGCGTCAAGAGTGATGTAGCGCGACTGGGGAAGACGGCCAGGATTCCAGCCGTCAGGTGTGTCGCCAGCAGGCGGTTGATGATGTCGCTGCGGTTTTTGTCGAAATCTTCATCATTAAACGTGTAGAGAACGAGTTCGTAAGCTGTATTGTTGACAACCTCAGCAATTCCACGCATCAACTCAGGAATCATGGACCAGCTGAACGAGGGAACCAGCATACCGATCAGGCGGCTCTGGCCGCCCGCCAACCCGGCAGCCGTGATGCTGGGGACAAAACCCTCCCGCTCGATAATCGCCAGGACGCGCTCCCGCGTCTCCGAATCAACATCTGGTCGGTGATTCAGCACCCGTGAAACGGTAGTCCGCGAGACGCCTGCCAACCGGGCAATATCGATGATCGTAACCTTCTTTGCCATCGGACCCCTTCTATGTCAGGCAGTTTGCTTGTGAACGATTCCGGAAACGATTCCGGAATCGTTCACAAGCAAGTATACCAGAAACTACACAGAAGTCAAGGTGTATTTCGGCAATTTTAATCGCCGCTGCGGAGAGGCGCGCGTAGATGCGTATCAAGAAAGCGCGCAATAGCCGGATAGACGATCAGATGCGTTGAGCGTTTCGTGAACTGGTGCCCCTCATCATCGAAGCGCAGATACTCCACCGGCACATTCCTGCGGCGCAGGGCTTCCACCATCTGTTCCGCCTCGCTGACCGGCACGCGCGGATCGTTTGCGCCATGCGCCACGAAGAGCGGCGCGGTAATCCGATCTACAGCGTGAATAGGCGAGATGTGTTCCAGAAAATCGCGGTCCCGTTCCAGGCTGCCATATTCAGCCTCGCGCAGCTTGCGCCGCCAGGGTCCAGTGTTTTCCAGAAATGTCACGAAGTTAGCAATGCCCACCAACTCGACGCCTGCCGCCCACACCTCTGGAGAGGTGGTCAGCAGGGAAAGAACCATGAAGCCGCCATAGCTGCGCCCCATCACCGCAATCCGCTGTGGATCAGCAATGCCCTGCTCTGCCAGCCAGCGCGCCGCTGGCGGCAAATCGGCCACAGAATCCATACGCAGCCGCACATCATCCAGGCTCTGATATTCGTACCCATAGCCAGTGCTGCCGCGCACGTTGGGCGCAAGCACGACAAAGCCTGAGCCAACCAGATACTGAATCACCGAGTTATAGTTTGATGAGTTTGGGCGGAACTGGCCTTCTGGCCCGCCATGCACATAGACAATCGCTGGCAGCCTGCGCGCTTCCATATCTTGCGGCAGATAGAGAAAGGCCGGAATCTGGCGGCCATCAAACGTCGGGTAATGGACCAGCGCGGGCGCTACCAGATGTTCGCGCGCAATACCGCCGCGCGCGCTGCGAGTGGCGCGCCAGAGTCTTGTTTCGGCAACATCCCACACCCAGACATCAGGCGCGTCATCGGCGGTATCCAGCGTGAAAGCCAGCCGCGCGCCATCGGGCGACCACTTCAGATCATGGATCGTGCAGGCTGGCAATGTCGGTGTTGGTAAGCTGCGCCGCTCTGCCCAGCCTGCCGCAGCATCAACGATCTCCAGCCGCGAATACCCCTCCTCATTTGTCACCAGCGCCAGGCGAGTGCCATCATCGCTCACCGCCAGTTCCTCAGTATCCCAGGATATATCGCGCAGAAACGTCATCTCTGTCGTTACCAGGTCAAGCCACGCCAGCGAGAGATAGCTGCGATTGCGGTCACTTAAGAGATAGAGTCCTCGGCCATCTGCTGACCAGGCCGCCTCAACATGGCTGGCGGGGCCATCCCCAATCTCCGGCGTCAGCGGGCGCGCCTCGCCGCTTTCAATGTCCAGCAGCAGCAGTTGATTGCGGATATTGGACTCGACTCGGCTGATCAGGAGCGAACGCCCATCAGGCGCATAGCGCACCGGATGATTCGTCCCATCGTGGCGCAGGATAAGCCTGGGCGAACCACCCGCGAGCGTCTGCTCGTACACATCGAAGAAACGCGGATCGCGCGCATTGCTGGCAAAGGCGATCTTCATCCCATCGGGCGACCAGCCCCCAAACTCGTGAATGATCTCAGGGGCTGAGGTCAGCGGCCTTACCGTTCCGCTCTCAGCCTCAAGCAGCCAGAGCTGCGTATGTTCGTTGCCGCCGACATCTCCGGCCACCAGGATCGTTTCATCTGTTGGCGAGTAGGCTGCCCTGGAAGCGCGCTCGCCGCGAAACGTAAGCTGCTCAGGCCAGGCAGAAACCGGCGCATGCACATCAACTGGAATCCTCCAAACCTCGGCCACACCCGTAATATCGGTAAGAAAAGTGAGCCGCTGCCCATCTGGCGAAAAGCTCGCTCCAGACGCCGAGCGTATATTGAGATAGCTCTCAAAACCGTAACGCGAGTTCCGGGTAGTCTCCATGTTCCTTAACGCCTTTCCTGCTCTGAATAAAACCACTGCTTCTTGATCTAAGAAGCAGCTCGCCCCTTGCCTGTCCCAATCGTCTCCTCGCTGGCGCGCGCCTCTTTGGCAATCAAATCAGCGGCAATGGGCGCTTCGCGGGAGATATTGAAGAGCGTGCCACGAATGTTGTAATTCATCCCTACAAAATAGAGATGAGGGACGCCAGCAGCCCGCAGGCCATCCATCAGCGGGCGACCAGCATCATCCAGGGTAATAACATCAGCGAGATAGCGCAGCGCGGGCCGATAGCCTGTTGCCAGGATAATGCTGTCAAAGTCAGCCATTTGCCCGTTTGCAAAACAGACGCCCGCAGGCGTGAAATGCTCGATTGCGCCAGCAACGCGAATAGCTCCTTGCCGCGTATGCTGCAAGAGGTCCAATCCAATGATCGGAATCCCTGCGCCATCCAGAACACCCTGCGTTGGGCGTGGCACGCCTGCCCGCGCCTGGCGCTGTGCTGATCGGCGCAGCAGCACCGGAGCAATCAATCCCGTCACAGAGCGCGGCAGCACAGCGATGAGATGCGCCCACCACTGAATGGGTACCCCCAGCAGGTTCAACGGCACGACATTTGCTCCCGCGCGGATAGAGATCGTTGGTGTCAGGCCATGTTCCGCCAGATCGATGGCAATCTCCGCTCCGGTGTTCCCGGCCCCGATCACCAGAACCCGCTCTCCGGCGTATGGCGCCGCGTTCTGATAGGCGGCGGCATGAAGCACGCGCCCCTTGAAAAGCTCCATATCACGATAGGTTGGGGTAAGGGGCTGGCTGAACATACCAGCCGCTGAAACAAGCGCCTGGGCGTGATACTCGCCCTTCGTCGTCGTCACGCGCCAGCCGCCCTCCTCTGGCACGACATGTGTCGCCGTGCAGTTCGTCTCAATCGCCAGCCCAAAGTGATCGGCATAAGCGGCCAGATACTCGGCAACCTGGGAGCGCGAGGGATAGCGGGGAAAAGCGCGCGGCATGGGGAAGCCGGGCAGACCAGAGAGACGTTTGACCGTATGGAGATGGAGCCGCTCATACAGCCGCAG
The sequence above is drawn from the Ktedonobacterales bacterium genome and encodes:
- a CDS encoding ABC transporter substrate-binding protein, which gives rise to MMYHPRPSPGIRKRSVFLVLLVAFSMLLAGCGNPGNKGPTRSYLTIVANQTDSWTENFNPFFDATSNVVASSEGTLYETLLFFNRFDGKYTGMLASSYSVSSDGLQITFNLHQGVNWSDGKPFTSKDVVFTLNLLKKYDALDTNGLWSQPILSNVSAPDDNTVVVTLASPNDDALFSVGGQTWMVPEHIWSTIADPTTYADTQPVGTGPFMVESFTPQLVKMKKNPNYWQPGLPKVQEIRFPAYKDNSTAELAMDQGKVDWNSIYAPNLQNTFVKRDPVHNHFWFPPSDVLYILVNLTKAPFDQVAVRQAISLAIDRDKWSKIAESGYETPAHPTGLLPVDQKYLDPAYKDLKFTVDTAKAIQLLEGAGFHKGSDGIYVDSAGHRMSYSFEIPGGYSDWVAGAPVIASDLKAIGIELKVKTVSEDAFYTDVANGDYEISMQGTYAGPSPYNLYSSLLLSTNSAPIGESANGDWERWIDPTTDQLLNQFITSRDPAVQQQAISGIQKIMVEQMPAIPLTNEPYWYEYNSTNFTGWPDEKNAYALPSPYQYPDSEIVLLHLQPAS
- a CDS encoding LacI family DNA-binding transcriptional regulator produces the protein MAKKVTIIDIARLAGVSRTTVSRVLNHRPDVDSETRERVLAIIEREGFVPSITAAGLAGGQSRLIGMLVPSFSWSMIPELMRGIAEVVNNTAYELVLYTFNDEDFDKNRSDIINRLLATHLTAGILAVFPSRATSLLTRLYQQGLPVVVIDDQSEHSASWVRPDNVTGAYMAVRHLINLGHRRIAHIQGPPEYLASHDRHAGYLRALQEAGITPDPELVLEGDFLPPSGRACASKLFALPPEKRPTAIFAATDQMAYGVLVAADEYGLLVPKDVALVGFDDDAPSAHVRPPLTTIRQPSFEMGRQGIELLLSLVLPPEESPHDGQSLVNKPRRTDADGLSRPTQPIRIELPTSLIVRESCGAIYHVDWQHSNSTMGGTQ
- a CDS encoding S9 family peptidase; protein product: METTRNSRYGFESYLNIRSASGASFSPDGQRLTFLTDITGVAEVWRIPVDVHAPVSAWPEQLTFRGERASRAAYSPTDETILVAGDVGGNEHTQLWLLEAESGTVRPLTSAPEIIHEFGGWSPDGMKIAFASNARDPRFFDVYEQTLAGGSPRLILRHDGTNHPVRYAPDGRSLLISRVESNIRNQLLLLDIESGEARPLTPEIGDGPASHVEAAWSADGRGLYLLSDRNRSYLSLAWLDLVTTEMTFLRDISWDTEELAVSDDGTRLALVTNEEGYSRLEIVDAAAGWAERRSLPTPTLPACTIHDLKWSPDGARLAFTLDTADDAPDVWVWDVAETRLWRATRSARGGIAREHLVAPALVHYPTFDGRQIPAFLYLPQDMEARRLPAIVYVHGGPEGQFRPNSSNYNSVIQYLVGSGFVVLAPNVRGSTGYGYEYQSLDDVRLRMDSVADLPPAARWLAEQGIADPQRIAVMGRSYGGFMVLSLLTTSPEVWAAGVELVGIANFVTFLENTGPWRRKLREAEYGSLERDRDFLEHISPIHAVDRITAPLFVAHGANDPRVPVSEAEQMVEALRRRNVPVEYLRFDDEGHQFTKRSTHLIVYPAIARFLDTHLRAPLRSGD
- a CDS encoding NAD(P)/FAD-dependent oxidoreductase — encoded protein: MGRAVESAPVIIVGAGPAGLATGMCLKQRSISPLILEAGDAVGYTWLRLYERLHLHTVKRLSGLPGFPMPRAFPRYPSRSQVAEYLAAYADHFGLAIETNCTATHVVPEEGGWRVTTTKGEYHAQALVSAAGMFSQPLTPTYRDMELFKGRVLHAAAYQNAAPYAGERVLVIGAGNTGAEIAIDLAEHGLTPTISIRAGANVVPLNLLGVPIQWWAHLIAVLPRSVTGLIAPVLLRRSAQRQARAGVPRPTQGVLDGAGIPIIGLDLLQHTRQGAIRVAGAIEHFTPAGVCFANGQMADFDSIILATGYRPALRYLADVITLDDAGRPLMDGLRAAGVPHLYFVGMNYNIRGTLFNISREAPIAADLIAKEARASEETIGTGKGRAAS